One window of the Bacteroidota bacterium genome contains the following:
- a CDS encoding phosphatase PAP2 family protein codes for MLESLKHIDHQLFNFINHNLSNGFCDWLMPYLRIMWLWFPLYIFLFWLLYKKNGLKNTGFILIAFAITIGISDAIVANGFKHIIQRLRPCHYKDIEGIAPIVRASCGSGFSFISAHATNHFAIAMFFICLFQSAHKYWLLLWAATIAFASVYIGVHYPVDVTVGAISGSLVGWWTGRTARDLL; via the coding sequence TTGTTAGAGAGCTTAAAACATATAGACCACCAACTGTTTAATTTCATTAACCATAATTTGTCCAATGGTTTTTGTGATTGGCTAATGCCCTACCTCCGAATTATGTGGTTGTGGTTTCCATTATATATATTTTTGTTTTGGTTATTATATAAAAAAAACGGACTCAAAAATACCGGTTTTATTTTGATTGCATTTGCTATCACTATTGGCATCAGTGATGCGATAGTTGCAAACGGTTTCAAGCATATTATACAACGTCTCAGACCTTGCCATTATAAGGATATTGAAGGTATCGCACCCATTGTCCGTGCTAGTTGTGGTAGCGGATTTAGTTTTATTTCAGCACATGCTACCAACCATTTTGCAATAGCGATGTTTTTTATATGTCTTTTCCAAAGTGCTCACAAATATTGGTTATTATTATGGGCTGCAACTATAGCTTTTGCAAGTGTATATATTGGGGTTCACTATCCTGTTGATGTAACTGTAGGAGCAATTTCTGGCTCACTGGTAGGTTGGTGGACTGGCAGAACTGCGAGGGATTTGTTATGA